GCTccactttatagatgaggaagTTGATACAGAAGTTAGGTAACACGCCCAAGGTCACTGCACTGAACTAGCAGGTGGGGGAGGAAGATCCTCCAAGCCAAACATGCAGACTCCAGTTGCCTGAGGTGCCAGCCTCCACACTGTAAAGTGTTCTTACAACCTTTTCCTTTTGCTGGAAACGTAgtttagttggtagagtgtttgcttcctatgcatgaagccctggttttGATCCTGCTTAAAACTGAGCACCTGGCAggtagagaaaagaggaagagagatttAAGATCATCCATAGCTactttgcaagttcaaggccagcctgggatactggAGATCCTGCctctaaaagaaaataacaatttcCTTTGCTAGAAAGCACATACCGTATTTTCCTGCTGTGGTAGTGGGATGCAGACCCTCCCACATGCTAGCAATGGCTCTTCTCCTGAGGAACATGACCAGCCCATAGCCTGCATctaacttctttttgtttgtttttcaagacagggtttctctgtgtagccctggccatcctgaaacttgctctatagaccaggctacctcaaactcagaaatccacctgcctctgcctccagagtgctaggattaaaggtgggcgccaccatacccagctctcctTATTTCAAATGGCACAGCAGCAGGGCATGGCGGGACTTGTAagctcagtactcaggagactgagacaggaggatttcgagtttggggccagcctggtctacaaagcgagttctaggacagacagagctgttacacagagaaaccctgtctccaaaaaccagaaaaacaaaagaacaaaaattcttaaatgggagctggaaagatggctgctcttccagaggaccggggttcaaatcccagtacccacaatggcagctcacaactgtctgtaactccagttgcaggggatctggcatcctcacacagacatgcatgcaggcaaaacacgaatgcacataaaataaattttaaaaattaattaaataaaaaaaaaacaaccttaaatgaAGTGTCAACCTACTAACCGAACCCAAGATTTCCACAAAGTCGAGCTTCTCAGCTGTTCCCAGTCTTCTGCCTCTTCCCCCTAGTCACACCCTTCAAGAGAAAAGATGACCAGATGGGCAGCTTGAGTTCAGGAGTCCTGCCCCTGCCCATTCCCCTCTTGCCCTAGAGCAGTCTGGTCCTGGAGCAGCTGAAACAGAAAGCGGAGATGACCCTGCGCGCAGGTAGCTGTAGGAGAGAAGCCCTCCCATTCTAGGAAAGATAATAgctgcttcctcttcctagaaAAGAAGGAAGGTCCCAGAGAGGGCAGACCCAGTCTGAAGCCCAGGGACGCCTGTCTGGTGCCTGCCTTTCCTAGAATGGGAGGCCACCTCATACACAGCCACCTTCCCTCGGGGCAATGTTCTCTTTCTGTCCAGGCGACTCCAGGACCAGGACATTCATTGCAGCTGTTATGGTCTCAACAGAAGGTGACAGGACATAGCTGggtgtgatcacacacacacacacacacacacacacacacacacacacacacacacttgtagtcctagcacttgagggaggttgaagcagaaagatcaagagTGCAGGGACAGCCtcggctacataatgagtttggaGCTAGCCTGGACTGTGTGAGCCCCTGCCTCAAGAAAACAAACTGGGCGGGGGAGAAAGGCACTTTTGGCCAAGCCcgaggagctgagtttgatcccataCCCACCTGGTGGACGGAGAGGACCATGTCTTGCAgattgttccctgacctccacgtgcacaacGTTGCATGCACACGGGCAGACGCACacaaacttaattaaaaaataaaataaaaaacaaagatggcaggacacagggagagaggggagTGCCCATCCTTACACTAGGGACCCAAGACGGCTTCTGTCTTCCTCATGTTTCCATCTTAGTCCTCCCCAAATAGTAATAGTTCTCactttgccacattgaaaaaaaaaaaaagaggtgtgaCGGCACACGTCTATAATCCCCGCTACTGGCCAGAGACTGAAGAAATAAGAGAAGGGCTGGGTATGGGGGCACATCCTATAACTGcagcacccacaaggtagaagCAGGAAAGATGGCggagtgtttgaggccagcctggtccatctacacagcaagctccaggccagtcaaggctacagtgtgagatcacctcttcaaaccaaaccaaaccacaacaaaacaactaatgtgggggtgggggtgggggtgagggggagagaCTTGGGCTAGGGGTAGAACTCAAAGGTAAAGAACTGGCCACAATattcatgaagtcctgggttctaaTCCTTGCACACAAAAGCTAGTGGGTGAATAACCCACGTTTTAGATGGTCCTACAATCTACTTCGTTTGCGTTAGACTTTGCCATTTGCATTGTGCATAGTATGCAGCCAACTGAGCTTTGCTATTGAGCTTGGTATACACAAACCATCTTGAAGTTGTATTGCTGGAATGAACTAGAAGGATCTGGCAGAAAATCAGATATCTACAGCATAGCTGATTCCCATGTCTCAACCTGTGGCTTCCTTAGTAGCCGAGAATCAGCTTTCTCCAAGATCAGCCAACATAGATGTTCGTGTTCACTGAGCAAAGATTGGGTTGGACTGCTTGCGTCTGATGAGACTCGGAGGCCAGTGTACTGACAAACTGCAGGAGCTGTGGGTTGCCCTTGGGGGCCAGGATGCTGCCTTACTCTTCCCAGCATCTGCCCATCAGAGCGCTTCCTTTGCCAGGCTCTTCACCTTCAAAGCGGAGATAAGAACTGCCTGGTTGCCCGCTCCAAGTGCTACCTGAAGATGGGAGACTTGGAGAAATCCTTGAATGATGCTGAGGCCTCACTTCAGAGTGACCCAACCTTCTGCAAGGTGACTGCTGGGTGGGAGGGACTCAGCCTTGCTTTCGCCATTTCCATTACAGCAGACTCTGGCTACTGGTAGTTGAAGAACCAGCTGGATCACTTAGtgtctgatgcccttttctcTTCAGTACTTGTTCCCTGCCTCTTGTAGTCCAACCTTGACCTCCAATCTAGGACCCTTTCATTCTACCATCCAGGCCCTTTGAGGTCTTGTCTCTCCACCTGGACTTGACTGTCTTTCATTCCAGGGGATTTTACAGAAGGCTGAGACCCTGTACACCATGGGAGACTTTGAGTTTGCCTTGGTGTTCTATCATCGGGGCTACAAACTGAGACCTGATCGGGAATTCAAAGTTGGGATTCAGAAAGCCCAGGAAGCCATCAACAACTCAGTGGGAAGTGAGTGAGCCTGGGGCTGTGTCCTGTCCAGGAAGGTGTGGGGAAGGTCTAGGGTGCAGAGTGCAAGCAGCTACCACGGGGGAGTCTCACACTTGGGTCTGGCTGTTGCTGAGGTCACAGGTTAAATTCTGTCTGTGGAGTGACCCTCTAGTCCTGCTAGGAGGGCTGCTCTGAAGTTGTCCTTTCTAGAGTCTGAAGTCATGCATAAACTAGAATAGGATCCTGAGCGCAGCTTTTCCGAGGCTGGCTCCTCCCTCCTTGTACAAGTACCAAGGGCTGGCTTTATCCATCAGCCCtacagcagagggaggagggaggtgagcgAGACTTTGTCCCTGTGGATAGCAGAGCGTGGAAATGGCATGTGACGGTGTCTCCCTCAATCCCAGATCTCCCTTTATTTGCAAATCTGGCTGCCATGGCCTTGGGCTAGTGGGACTGTCTAGTTAGTGTCCAAGAGACACCTTTTGTGTGTTAGGGTGGCTCCGAGCCAGCTCTGCTACAGCCTCCGCCGTCTCCTTGCCAAAGGTAGCCATTTCCACATAAAAGTATGTGCTAGGTCAAGCCTGAGAGGTTTGGCCCAGCTGAGTTCCGCCTCTGTCCTCCAGGTCCTTCTTCAATTAAGCTAGAGAACAAAGGAGACCTCTCCTTCTTAAGCAAACAAGCTGAGGTAAGGGCCTGGTTCTAAGGCCACCTGTACCTTCCAAACCCTACTGCCTGGGAGCATTCCACTTCCTCCCGTCACGGGCCGCCATGAGATTCTGCCCCAGCTCCAGAGGTATCTTGGGAATCCGGCTGTGCCCATCCAAGCATATTTCATGGTTCTTAGCCCACAGAGAGTCCTGGAGGAGCAGGACTCTCAGTCCATACCGCATACTCGCTGCTCCCTGTTGAGACCCCATTGGCTGTTGCTCCGTTTTCCAGAGTAAGAAAGCCCAACAGAAGCCTCCACCCGTGAAGCAACTGTCCTACTACACCAAGCACGAAACCAAGCGGAAGGGCTCGCTCAAGAGCGAGAAGACCGTCCGGCAGCTGCTCGGGGAGCTGTACGTGGACAAGGAATACCTGGAGAAGCTCCTTCTGGATGAAGGTCTCAGACCCCTTGTGGCCAGCGGGGTGGGGCAGTTGAAATCCTGGGTGGATGCTTAAGGCACAGCCTGTCTCAGAATGCAACTGACACAGACCTGTGCCCAGGTCAGTCTTAGGGTGTTCTCACCCTGACTCAAGTCACACGAGACTAGGCAACACGGCTGCTCATATCTGAACCCCAGAAGTCCACATTCAGGGTCACTGCTTTTAATTACATGGGCTCCTTCGCCAGCTTTCTATCGCTGTGACAGAGCACCTGAGATAGCCAACCTGTAAGAAGAAAGATGCGGGTCTGacatggtggcccatacctttaattgcagcagaggcagaggcaggtgggtctctgtgagttttaggccagcctggtctatgcaccaaattccaggacagccagggatatatagtgagaccctgtttcaaaaaaaaaaaaaaaaaaaaaaaaaagaaaagaaaaagaaaaaaagaaatacttatttTGGCTTAAGTTTCAGAGATTTCCTAGTCGGGAATTCAGGTAACTCTGTTGTTTTGAGGTCTGAGGTGAGGCAGAACATTGTAGTGGGGAGTACCCGGTAGGCCAGAGGTGGCCAGGAGGTAATGACAGAAGAGCAGAGATCCCCCTGTTCAAAGGCATGCCCCCCAACAGCCTAACTTTTTTCCAGTaggttccacctcctaaaggttcttcCACCATGTCCCTTAGTACACGGGCTAGGAACCAAGCCAATACACGAGGTCGAGGGAGGGACATTCAAGATGCAAATCATAACCACCGCCATACGCTGTGCATGGGTAAAGGAACCTGACGgacaggtgctgggatctgagcaCATTAGTACTACATGTTCTGAAACGTCACCTGGTCCATCCCcccatttcatagatgaggaaaTAGAATTCACTGAATGTCCAAGGTGACAAGCAAGCTTGTGGTGATGTCATCACTAGAATCCAATCCAATACCCTTCCCATCACACTGTGCTGACAGAGCCCTAAAACATAGAGTCCCCACTTAACCTGGGGTCAGGGCATCGCTGTGAACTGATAAGCCTGGGCAGGGCTCACCTTGGAAACAAATCCCTTCTCTCCAGAATTGTTTTCTTCCTAAGATCACCTGTAGGGTTCTCTGTGGGGTTGTGGCACACAGCTTTATGGCTGGCACATCTCCTTGGTAACAGGCCTGAAGGCttcctgctctccagaggacctgcTGTGGAGGGCAGGAGTGGCCTGAGCAGTGACCTTGTATCATTGCTATTGGCTCTAACCTCTGGCCAcacagcagagagaaggaaggcacTTCCCAGCAGCTCCCAGCATGCACTTGGCTAGCTTGCTTGGCTCCTGGCTACTTGATGAGGACTGGCAAGTTTTACATTCCGACTCCCCTTTTTTCCTGAGGACACAGCTTAAAAGGAGGGACCCCCGAGTACAGGCTCCTCAGAGAGTTGTCCAGGTGACCCTTCTTGTCCCTCCTACTTTGCAGGGAAAGGCTTGTCCCAAGAACGTGCCTTTGACCTCCTCCGGGATCAATTAGACCTCCCTCTTTCCTCACTGTTACCACAACTGCAGGCAAAAGTCCTCCCGGGGACCCTACAGCAGGGACTCCCATTCTTACATGTGTGATCTCAGCGATGCCCCCCTCAAAACCCCTTCCCCCACAGACCTCATCAAAGGCACCATCAAGAATGGCCTGACGGTGGAGGACCTCATCATGACCGGCATCAACTACCTGGACACCCgtagcaacttctggaggcagcAGAAGCCCATCTATGCCAGGGAGCGAGACCGGAAGCTGATGCAAGAAAAGTGGCTAAGGGACCGGAAACGCAGCCCCTCGCAGACAGCCCACTACATCCTCAAGAGCTTAGAGGACATTGACATGTGTGGGTAGTGTTCTCATGATAGCCTGAGCTCTGGGGCTCTGCTGACCCGTGGATGGAGATTATCTGGGTGGAGAGGGGTCAGCCCGCCCACAGTGAGGAGGCTGCCCTCACCTCCACGTCACCGCCCTCTCTTCCCAGTGTTGACCAGCGGCAGCGCTGAAGGGAGCcttcaaaaggcagagaaagtaCTTAAGAAGGTTCTGGAATGGAACAAAGACGAGGTGCCAAACAAGGACGAACTGGTTGGGAACTTGTACAGCTGCATCGGCAACGCCCAGATTGAGCTGGGGCAGATGGTGGCCGCCTTGCAGAGCCACAGAAAGGACCTGGAGATCGCCAAGGAATAGTGAGTGGCCAAGGTCGCCAGGCCTCCGAGCACCTTTGCCGGGGCTGCTCGGAGCTCCCTTCCCGTTTCCTGTCCTGCGAGGCAGGCCTGAGGTGGAGCCCAGTGGAAATAGGGGTCCAATACTCAGGACTAAAGGTAGAAAGCTAACCTACactggtagcttttttttttcaattatgtatacagtattctgtgtgtatgcttgcacactagaagagggcaccacatctcattacaggtggttgtgagccaccatgtggttgctgggaactgaactcaggacctctggaagaacagccagtgctcttaacctctgagccatctctccagccctctttttaattCTTGTATCAGGCCACAGACATACCTGATGTTTCTAGCATTGGGAGCATAGCAAtgcatatatatatccatatagttAATTATCCTGGCATGATCAGATTCAGGatgacctgggaattgaacccacttcctctggaacatcagtcagtgctcttaaccactgagccatctctctcctttccagATACAGGTTTGGatatctgacaaaaaaaaaaaaaaaaaaaaaaaaaagaatggcctaGCCATTAAATTGTAATTGCGATCATGTTAAAAAACACATTGGAGGATGCTAGGGCAGGGGTGTTGGTGTAGCATATTGGCCGTGTGGGAAAGGCTGAGGCTAGAGGAAGCTTCAGGACGGAGTGTGAGAGGGGCCAAGAGGAAGCTGGGTCAAGTCAAGCGGAGCTTTGTGGACCATGTGGTGACCCAGAGGATAAGGTTGCGGGCCAGTAGATCGGACTGGGCAGTGGGATCTTAGGCAAGTCCTTCAGCGGCTCCGCCTCAGTGGAGTGGACGAGGCCGTTCCTACCCTGGTGTGGACGAGGCCGTTCCTACCCTGGTGTGGAGGAGAGGACAGATGTAAAGGTACAGGCCAAGACTTGAGACAATAGAGCTGGGGAcgtagcacagtggtagagcaaCTGCTTAGCGTgttcaaggccctaggttcagtcagTTCCAgttgacacacagacacacacacagacacaataccatacacatgtacacacacacacacacacacacacactacacacagagacataccatacacagacacagacacacacatacacaccacacacatggacataccATACATATGCACAGAGACCTGAGACTGTACCTAATATTCATCCAACAGTGATATCAAGTCTTGCTGAAATAAGCTCTTCTCAACCTGAGACTTCCTCACAGGGGCCGTCACTTTCCAGGCATCCGggggttgttgctgttgtttaatttgttatatatttatgtttgtacTTATTCATTGTATATGTGCACTCGTGTGCACATGCGTGCCAGAGAATTAGTGCAATCAGAGGACCAGTTGTtggaaatcagttctcttctcctACTGTATGGTCCAACAATCGACCTCAGGCCATCAGACAAGCAAGCGCCTCCACCCgctgagccctctccctggcCCTGAGCATCCTGGTTCTGCGTCTTGTGGGGTCATTCACGGCTACGGTGTCCACCCGCCCCACAGTTCTGAACTCGTCTCAGTCTCCTGTCACGCTGTGCACCTTGCATGCTGTTCAGTTGTCCTTCACTGTGACAGAACACCAGAGGGAGCTTAAGGGAGTAAGGGCTTATATTTTGCTCCTGGTGTTAGAGGTCTCCATCCATTGAAGACCGGCTCCATCGCTCTTGGGCCAGGCTGAAACATCAGTGTGGAGAGGCGTGGAAAGCCTCTCTCTTAACAGCGTGCAGCcagtgagcagagagagaaaggataagAGACTCAAAGGGATGTTCCTAGTGGCCTCCTTCCTCTAGCCAGGTTCCACCTCTCAGCAGCCATTCCGGAAAAACCCACCCATCAGCGATTGTTGGCGCTCTGATCTAATCTTTTCTCTAGAGCGCCATCAAGTGGTGACCAAGCTTTAACGCATGAGCCTTTTGGGGAAAACACTTCATCATGTTCAAGTTGGACCACAGCATTTTTACTCAGTGCCTCAGCCCTTAGCCACAGCTGCTCCTCTTCCTGTTTTGGTGTCTCTCTCTTGCTGTCCCCACAGATTTCCAAAACCCTTTGAGGACATTCTTTCACTGTTGACCCACAGGGAAGTACCCAGCATGCTTCGTAACAGTACTGTCAACATCCCCAGAGGTGGGCTCTTTCCAAGACCCAAGGCTTCCCATTTAACAGGCCATCGCTTCCTGGGACATAGCCCCCAGTGGCCTGTGGTGCCACTCCCAGCCTTGGGCACAATGGCTCCTGCCCTCTCCTCACTTAGCCACACCCTCGGTGCCATCCATTCCTGGGCAATGTATTGTGTGTCTCTAAGGGCTAAGGAGGAGGATCACGTATTAGCCATTCTGTAATGGAGCGAGGGGTAGGATAGACCCAGAGTTGGAGATAGCTGTGTCCTTGActcccagctctgtcactcagAGCTGTGTGGATTGAAGTAGCTCCTcccctcagtttcttcacctatACTGAAGGTCTGATAATACCACCTGACAGGGGTCGTGGAGGGTAAATAAGGCTCGTGTGTTCTGAGTGtcttaatcccagcgctcagaaggcaaaggcaggtggatctctgtgagttctaggccacttGGGACTGCTTGATCAGGGTCCGTCTCCAAAAGAGAAAAGGGTGTGTGAGTACCACCTTGGATGCAGCCAACTCCCAGAGGTCTTTTAACCTCTTCCCTCACAAGTCCCGGACCTGTGTGTTTAACAAACTCCAAGGCATTCCTCTTGGAATGTCCTGGAGCAACCCCACATTTAACCAGTCCCTCCATTCTCTCCCACACATCTTGTTCCAGGAGTCCTGAAGCCTCAGGCGGCCACTCCCTTGAGGAAGCCCAGGAGGCTCCTGGTAGCTCCCTGTGTCCTGTTCATGTCCTGGCCACCCGCCCTGGGCTTCCTGAGCTGGCCTCCCCATGAAGGAACAGCCCAGTGCTCAGAGGCTGCTCTTCCTCACTTCAGGCCTGGCTTTCTGGCCTGAAGCCCTTGGAAGGATCCCAGCTGTGAACTCTGCTTTTGCCTCCTTTGGCAGGGTGTCCCTTTCCTCAGAGCTCGCTCTGCCAAGCACGACCACTCACTCTTCAGCTTTTAAATTAGGGTCTCACTCTAAGGTGGGGGTAGACATGGGGGAAGGGTATAGAAATCCCACCCCGGTTCCTCCCTGTCGGCTggtgtcatttatttgtttgtttatttatttttggttttcaaaagagacagggtttctctgtgtagctctggctgtcctggatctcactctgtagaccaggctggccttgaactcacagagatccgcctgcctctgcctcctgagagctgggattaaagacatgcgccaccaccgcctggcatccgCTGCTCTCCTATCGGCCCTTGAGACATTGGGCTTTGGGAAGAGGGTCCTTCTCTTGCTATCTGCCCTCACGTAACTTGAGTGCTAAGTGACGGGGTCCACGGCAGTGTTCTTGACTACGtcccttccttttttattcctgtgtattttgagacaggatttcactttgtagcccaggctggcctccacctcctgatcctcctacctctctcTCCCGGTAGCTGGGATTACAATTACAACTAGCCGCTTGGCCTGGCTAGTTCCTGCCTTTTCAACATCCGCAAACAGGGCCTTACCTGGCAACCTAGTCTAGGTGAGTTCTCTGTGCCCCTCCCTCAGTCTAGCCTCTCACCAGCTAACAAGTGACTTGTCCAAGAGGCTTTTCAGTACTCCATCCCTCGTTTCTTTCTTGGGTGGATGAAGACTTAACCTGTGTGCCTTCTTGATGCTGGTAGTTTGTTGTTattcttggttttttgttgttgttttttaattgagataggatttctttttgttgttgttgttgttttgagacagagtttctctgtgtattttgtgcctttcctggatctcactctgtagaccaggctggcctcgaactcacaaagatccacctgcctctgcctcccgagtgctgggattaaaggcgtgtgccaccaccgcctggccgagaTAGGATTTCAAGCAGCCCAGGTTAGCTTGAACTCaccatatagctgaggatgattgTGAACTCCTTAAcctcctgaatgttaggattataggtgtgtatcgTCATACCAGGTTTATGTGGTGGTTGGGGATCAAACGCCAGACCTTGTGTATGTCCCCAGCCCTTGCTATtagtttttattacttaaaatttttttttttctgagacagggtttctctatgtagttttggtgcctgtcctacctctcactctgtagaccaggctggtcttgaactcagaaatctgcctggctctgcctcccaagtgctgggattaaaggcatgcacaaccgcCAGCcagctcctctttttttttttttttttgaaacagggtctcactatgtagccctggcttacctagactcactgtatagaccaatCTGGTTTCACActtagagctccacctgcctctgcctctgtagttctggaattaaagacataaaGCTATGTACCACCACTCTTGGCAGCTCTCATTAATATCAAGAATAAATTAAGAAAGCACAATGAGTTTACCTGTCACACCACAGCAGAGTACCCACTCTTTTAACTTTTTGGTGACACTGGAGATCTGACCTGGGGCCCTGTGTATTCTAGGCAGGCTCTAGCACTGAGCCATACTCCCCAGCCCCTAGGGGGCCCACGCTGGAAGGGGAAACCTATCTTAGACTGTGAGAGCAGCTAGTGAAAAGTGTTCTTGTTACATTATGGTGAGGTAAATTCTAGAAGGGAAAATTATTGGACCAAAGGGACATCTTTGTAGGCTGTCAACTCTGGAAAGATCCTTATGATGTCCATCTCAGGCTACGGGCACAGACGGGCCTGTGTGCCACAGCCTTGCCAGTCTGGAGATCTTCTGCCTGGAGCCCTGAGTCCCTGAAGCCAGGATCCCGGTGTCTGCCCTTTTCACCGTAATACCCGATTTCTACTTACTGGCTGTTTCTGCTGCTTCTCCCCAGTGATCTTCCAGATGCAAAATCGAGAGCCCTTGACAATATTGGCAGAGTTTTTGCCAGAGTTGGGAAATTCCAGCAAGCCATTGACACGTGAGTAGCATAGACTGTTCCTTCCCTACCCGGGGCTGGGACTTCCCTCCCTCACACTGGGATTCCAGTTTGGGATCATAAAGCCAGGCAAAGAGTCATTGGTAGCCTGGGAGTTGATGCCAATAATCTTAGTTCCTTAGGAGCCTGGGGTAGGAGTATTGCCAGGAGTTCTGGGTCAGATAgagctacagagcaaaatcctaTCTCaaggcggggtggtggtggcgcacccctttaatcccagcacttgggaggcagaggcaggtggctctctgtgagtttgaggccagcctggtctacagagtgagttccaggacagctagagctgttacacagagaaaccctgtctcagaaaaaaaaaaatcctatctcaaaaagaagaaagaagaaagaacgaggaagaggaagaagaggaagaggaggaaggggaagaaggaggaggaggagaagaagaggaagaagaggtgatGACGACCGacaacaggaaggaggaaggaaggaggaccaGACTCCTGGCTCTGCTGGGTGACAGTTGATGTCCTAGCCTTTGAtcctttcagtgctgggaatcaaacccatggCATATGGAATACCAGTACTCATCCAGCATGTTTCCTCATCAACCTTAACAAGTTCTTTTTTCCCCACCCCTGAGCCACCCCCTGAACTGACCGGCCACTtgaaaacatttcttcctttaaactgTCTTAGGTCTAtaggtgttttgtttgtctgtctgtctgcacatgcACGTGGTGCCCTGGAAGGCCAAAGGAGGTCATAAGATCACCTGGGACTGGGGAcaaatgtgagccaccatgtgggtgctgggaattgaatctgggtcctctggaagagcagacagtgttcttaaccactgagacgtCTCTCCAGCTCTTACTAACCACTTTTAAACTCTGgatcttctcattttttttctttttattaattgatttttttttcatttattttacatccctacctccagtttctcctccatcctctcttcctgGGTTGTCCTAAACCCTCCCCCAAGCCCCACCCCGCGAATCTTCTCATTTAAATGAGTCAGTGGAAGAGAACCAGAATTTTCTCAGCATTTTCAAGCTATCAGAAGCGCCCTGAGTTCTTCTCAAGCATGAGAATTACTCGGCCTCGGGAGGATGAGATAAGATAGGTCAGAGGGTAAAAGGTGCCCGCCACTGCGCTTAACAACTCCAGTTTGATCCCTGGCATCCACTCGGTGGGAGGGAAGAATCAGCTTTTGTCCTCTTAGCTCCACATCAAgccatggcctctgtgtgtgcatacacacacacacacacacacacacacacacacacacacacacacacagtagcaatgtgaaaaataaataaaattaaagctaaGAAAATAATTCCTTGGTCTTGCCCCTGAAAATTCTAattcttttgtctgtttgttttgttttgatttttgagataggatttctctgtgtagccttggctatcctggtacttgctctgtagaccagactggcctcaaactcacagagatccacctgcctc
This Peromyscus maniculatus bairdii isolate BWxNUB_F1_BW_parent chromosome 8, HU_Pman_BW_mat_3.1, whole genome shotgun sequence DNA region includes the following protein-coding sequences:
- the Odad4 gene encoding outer dynein arm-docking complex subunit 4 isoform X1, producing the protein MTMSDGEADTLRSTFPSYMAEGERLYLCGDYFKAAQSFSNALHLQSGDKNCLVARSKCYLKMGDLEKSLNDAEASLQSDPTFCKGILQKAETLYTMGDFEFALVFYHRGYKLRPDREFKVGIQKAQEAINNSVGSPSSIKLENKGDLSFLSKQAESKKAQQKPPPVKQLSYYTKHETKRKGSLKSEKTVRQLLGELYVDKEYLEKLLLDEDLIKGTIKNGLTVEDLIMTGINYLDTRSNFWRQQKPIYARERDRKLMQEKWLRDRKRSPSQTAHYILKSLEDIDMLLTSGSAEGSLQKAEKVLKKVLEWNKDEVPNKDELVGNLYSCIGNAQIELGQMVAALQSHRKDLEIAKEYDLPDAKSRALDNIGRVFARVGKFQQAIDTWEEKIPLAKTTLEKTWLFHEIGRCYLELDQAWQAQSYGEKSQQYAEEEGDLEWQLNASVLVAQAQVKLRDFESAVNNFEKALERAKLVHNNEAQQAIISALDDANKGIIEELKKTNYREILREKAEKQEVSALMELSGTSSEKEAARRTREDSEKSGKDPTESERDTTDEEGSKQRTEEQDSGGLTRKLLGDSRASNELSRRESKESYKRLSQDSNHTVSDDLSLKDLKPEKKTAEVARGEVERLEKTEGEDKNKD
- the Odad4 gene encoding outer dynein arm-docking complex subunit 4 isoform X2, translated to MTMSDGEADTLRSTFPSYMAEGERLYLCGDYFKAAQSFSNGILQKAETLYTMGDFEFALVFYHRGYKLRPDREFKVGIQKAQEAINNSVGSPSSIKLENKGDLSFLSKQAESKKAQQKPPPVKQLSYYTKHETKRKGSLKSEKTVRQLLGELYVDKEYLEKLLLDEDLIKGTIKNGLTVEDLIMTGINYLDTRSNFWRQQKPIYARERDRKLMQEKWLRDRKRSPSQTAHYILKSLEDIDMLLTSGSAEGSLQKAEKVLKKVLEWNKDEVPNKDELVGNLYSCIGNAQIELGQMVAALQSHRKDLEIAKEYDLPDAKSRALDNIGRVFARVGKFQQAIDTWEEKIPLAKTTLEKTWLFHEIGRCYLELDQAWQAQSYGEKSQQYAEEEGDLEWQLNASVLVAQAQVKLRDFESAVNNFEKALERAKLVHNNEAQQAIISALDDANKGIIEELKKTNYREILREKAEKQEVSALMELSGTSSEKEAARRTREDSEKSGKDPTESERDTTDEEGSKQRTEEQDSGGLTRKLLGDSRASNELSRRESKESYKRLSQDSNHTVSDDLSLKDLKPEKKTAEVARGEVERLEKTEGEDKNKD